The Oryzias latipes chromosome 16, ASM223467v1 genome includes a region encoding these proteins:
- the faxc gene encoding failed axon connections homolog isoform X1, giving the protein MHWAAGFASSRPCVVELGRNHSLPLGLCGSEQQQSLYGYIIAFPLQDYGGIMSLLGSDSWWKKTLYITGGALLAAAAYLLHELLAIRKEQELDSKDAIILHQFSRPKNGVPSLSPFCLKIETYLRMADLPYQNYFDGRLSPQGKMPWIEYNHQQVSGSEFIVDFLEEKLGVNLNKNLTPQERAVSRAVTKMVEEHLYWTIAYCQWVDNLEETQKLLSMSGPLSDTLKWLLSHLNCSMVRREMYGHGIGRFSKEEVYRLMEKDLRTLATLLGDKKYFMGSKISTLDATVFGHLAQAMWTLPGTPPEQLIKGELINLAMFCERMRRRFWPEWFVEVEDMYYDGESESSSSTPAGLLDFGLFSRTDTLDDSDGSSHSGGHSHTATPDSDHSLFDSDMGTGSENDIPLKEESMPDLEV; this is encoded by the exons ATGCACTGGGCGGCTGGCTTCGCCTCCTCCCGGCCGTGTGTGGTGGAGCTGGGGCGGAATCACAGCCTGCCGCTCGGGCTGTGcggctccgagcagcagcaatCTTTGTATGGATACATCATCGCCTTTCCTCTGCAGGACTACGGAGGCATCATGTCGCTTCTGGGCTCGGACTCCTGGTGGAAGAAGACCCTGTACATCACAGGGGGAGCCCTGCTGGCCGCCGCAGCCTACCTCCTGCACGAGCTGCTCGCTATCAG gaaggagcaggagctgGACTCTAAAGACGCCATTATCCTCCATCAGTTCTCCAGACCAAAGAATGGCGTTCCTAGCCTCTCGCCCTTCTGCCTGAAAATAGAGACATACCTGCGCATGGCGGATCTGCCTTATCAG AACTACTTCGACGGGAGGCTGTCACCACAGGGAAAGATGCCGTGGATCGAGTACAACCACCAGCAGGTGTCCGGCTCCGAGTTCATAGTGGATTTTCTGGAGGAGAAGCTGGGGGTCAACCTGAACAAGAACCTAACCCCCCAGGAGAGAGCCGTGTCCAGAGCCGTCACGAAAATGGTGGAGGAGCATTTGTACTG GACAATAGCCTACTGCCAGTGGGTGGACAACCTGGAGGAGACCCAGAAGCTGCTGTCCATGAGCGGGCCTCTGAGCGACACACTGAAGTGGCTGCTGAGCCACCTGAACTGCAGCATGGTGCGCAGAGAGATGTATGGCCACGGCATTGGACGCTTCTCCAAGGAGGAGGTCTACAGGCTTATGGAGAAGGACCTGAGGACACTGGCCACACTGCTGG GGGACAAGAAATATTTTATGGGCTCCAAGATTTCCACATTGGATGCTACGGTGTTTGGACATCTGGCTCAGGCCATGTGGACCCTGCCTGGGACCCCACCGGAGCAACTCATCAAAG GAGAGCTGATCAATCTGGCCATGTTCTGTGAGCGGATGCGGAGGAGGTTCTGGCCCGAGTGGTTCGTGGAGGTGGAGGACATGTACTACGATGGAGAAAgcgagagcagcagcagcactccCGCTGGTCTGCTGGACTTCGGCCTCTTCTCCAGGACTGACACGCTGGACGACAGTGATGGCAGCAGCCACTCAGGGGGACACTCGCACACAGCCACCCCTGACTCCGACCATTCCCTCTTTGACTCAGACATGGGCACAGGGTCTGAAAATGACATTCCGCTAAAAGAGGAGTCTATGCCGGATCTGGAGGTTTGA
- the faxc gene encoding failed axon connections homolog isoform X2: MSLLGSDSWWKKTLYITGGALLAAAAYLLHELLAIRKEQELDSKDAIILHQFSRPKNGVPSLSPFCLKIETYLRMADLPYQNYFDGRLSPQGKMPWIEYNHQQVSGSEFIVDFLEEKLGVNLNKNLTPQERAVSRAVTKMVEEHLYWTIAYCQWVDNLEETQKLLSMSGPLSDTLKWLLSHLNCSMVRREMYGHGIGRFSKEEVYRLMEKDLRTLATLLGDKKYFMGSKISTLDATVFGHLAQAMWTLPGTPPEQLIKGELINLAMFCERMRRRFWPEWFVEVEDMYYDGESESSSSTPAGLLDFGLFSRTDTLDDSDGSSHSGGHSHTATPDSDHSLFDSDMGTGSENDIPLKEESMPDLEV; encoded by the exons ATGTCGCTTCTGGGCTCGGACTCCTGGTGGAAGAAGACCCTGTACATCACAGGGGGAGCCCTGCTGGCCGCCGCAGCCTACCTCCTGCACGAGCTGCTCGCTATCAG gaaggagcaggagctgGACTCTAAAGACGCCATTATCCTCCATCAGTTCTCCAGACCAAAGAATGGCGTTCCTAGCCTCTCGCCCTTCTGCCTGAAAATAGAGACATACCTGCGCATGGCGGATCTGCCTTATCAG AACTACTTCGACGGGAGGCTGTCACCACAGGGAAAGATGCCGTGGATCGAGTACAACCACCAGCAGGTGTCCGGCTCCGAGTTCATAGTGGATTTTCTGGAGGAGAAGCTGGGGGTCAACCTGAACAAGAACCTAACCCCCCAGGAGAGAGCCGTGTCCAGAGCCGTCACGAAAATGGTGGAGGAGCATTTGTACTG GACAATAGCCTACTGCCAGTGGGTGGACAACCTGGAGGAGACCCAGAAGCTGCTGTCCATGAGCGGGCCTCTGAGCGACACACTGAAGTGGCTGCTGAGCCACCTGAACTGCAGCATGGTGCGCAGAGAGATGTATGGCCACGGCATTGGACGCTTCTCCAAGGAGGAGGTCTACAGGCTTATGGAGAAGGACCTGAGGACACTGGCCACACTGCTGG GGGACAAGAAATATTTTATGGGCTCCAAGATTTCCACATTGGATGCTACGGTGTTTGGACATCTGGCTCAGGCCATGTGGACCCTGCCTGGGACCCCACCGGAGCAACTCATCAAAG GAGAGCTGATCAATCTGGCCATGTTCTGTGAGCGGATGCGGAGGAGGTTCTGGCCCGAGTGGTTCGTGGAGGTGGAGGACATGTACTACGATGGAGAAAgcgagagcagcagcagcactccCGCTGGTCTGCTGGACTTCGGCCTCTTCTCCAGGACTGACACGCTGGACGACAGTGATGGCAGCAGCCACTCAGGGGGACACTCGCACACAGCCACCCCTGACTCCGACCATTCCCTCTTTGACTCAGACATGGGCACAGGGTCTGAAAATGACATTCCGCTAAAAGAGGAGTCTATGCCGGATCTGGAGGTTTGA